A genomic stretch from Mya arenaria isolate MELC-2E11 chromosome 10, ASM2691426v1 includes:
- the LOC128206070 gene encoding uncharacterized protein LOC128206070 isoform X3 has translation MLLDQSTMHILLALVTLVAVFGSLHVNGKESDSEDSSDEEDSSGSSDKDTKRKCFADPNIRNKCQKRRPRELFFFNSTSSQCEESSQCLHGPNSFKTEAKCESQCMRLVGNGNVSEECTDYSTCSVTCGQCTLTRNCTPGPDNSSSCSGIETKTVELPPCGQVLFRLNAGGARTDIYNGWVSGNGTTSNTSCINTACPQNYRYAYVDHWMSLLPETISITLLKNGTVVQFITFNATGSNLTNWFTEARVIATSWSTLGVDSSFYLGPGDSPFKVDLADVCLNPRTTYLRVFEVEHPACSFQLPADKPVIVYHPLSCKAPVDNTPETMAFADTMVITFTH, from the exons CACCATGCATATTTTACTGGCACTTGTGACCCTCGTCGCAGTTTTCGGATCACTGCACGTAAACGGGAAGGAAAGTGATAGCGAGGATAGTAGTGATGAAGAGgatagtagtggtagtagcgATAAAG ATACCAAGAGGAAATGCTTCGCCGATCCAAATATACGCAACAAATGCCAGAAAAGGAGACCGAGAGAACTGTTCTTCTTTAATTCAACTTCGTCTCAGTGTGAAGAGTCCTCGCAATGTTTGCATGGACCGAACTCGTTCAAAACCGAAGCCAAATGTGAATCACAATGCATGCGACTAG TCGGAAACGGGAATGTCTCAGAAGAATGCACCGACTATTCGACCTGCTCGGTGACTTGCGGACAGTGTACCCTAACCCGTAATTGTACGCCCGGACCAGATAACTCGAGCTCATGTAGCGGGATTGAAACAAAGACAGTTGAACTGCCTCCTTGCGGACAAG tATTGTTTCGACTCAATGCCGGAGGTGCTAGGACAGACATCTATAATGGGTGGGTTTCTGGTAATGGAACAACATCTAATACTTCTTGTATTAACACAGCCTGTCCCCAAAACTACCGATACGCTTATGTGGACCATTGGATGTCCCTCCTTCCAGAAACG ATCAGCATAACACTGCTGAAAAATGGCACGGTTGTACAGTTCATCACTTTTAACGCTACTGGATCTAACCTCACAAACTGGTTTACCGAAGCGCGCGTTATCGCCACCAGCTGGTCAACTCTAGGTGTTGACTCTTCTTTCTATTTAGGGCCCGG TGATTCCCCTTTCAAGGTAGATTTAGCTGATGTGTGCTTGAACCCTCGAACAACTTATCTTAGAGTATTCGAAGTTGAACACCCTGCGTGCTCATTTCAACTTCCTGCTGACAAACCTGTAATTGTGTATCACCCTCTGAGTTGCAAGGCACCAGTTGACAATACACCgg AAACAATGGCATTTGCGGACACGATGGTCATTACCTTCACACATTAA
- the LOC128206070 gene encoding uncharacterized protein LOC128206070 isoform X1, giving the protein MIDTMHILLALVTLVAVFGSLHVNGKESDSEDSSDEEDSSGSSDKDTKRKCFADPNIRNKCQKRRPRELFFFNSTSSQCEESSQCLHGPNSFKTEAKCESQCMRLVGNGNVSEECTDYSTCSVTCGQCTLTRNCTPGPDNSSSCSGIETKTVELPPCGQVLFRLNAGGARTDIYNGWVSGNGTTSNTSCINTACPQNYRYAYVDHWMSLLPETISITLLKNGTVVQFITFNATGSNLTNWFTEARVIATSWSTLGVDSSFYLGPGDSPFKVDLADVCLNPRTTYLRVFEVEHPACSFQLPADKPVIVYHPLSCKAPVDNTPETMAFADTMVITFTH; this is encoded by the exons ATGATCGA CACCATGCATATTTTACTGGCACTTGTGACCCTCGTCGCAGTTTTCGGATCACTGCACGTAAACGGGAAGGAAAGTGATAGCGAGGATAGTAGTGATGAAGAGgatagtagtggtagtagcgATAAAG ATACCAAGAGGAAATGCTTCGCCGATCCAAATATACGCAACAAATGCCAGAAAAGGAGACCGAGAGAACTGTTCTTCTTTAATTCAACTTCGTCTCAGTGTGAAGAGTCCTCGCAATGTTTGCATGGACCGAACTCGTTCAAAACCGAAGCCAAATGTGAATCACAATGCATGCGACTAG TCGGAAACGGGAATGTCTCAGAAGAATGCACCGACTATTCGACCTGCTCGGTGACTTGCGGACAGTGTACCCTAACCCGTAATTGTACGCCCGGACCAGATAACTCGAGCTCATGTAGCGGGATTGAAACAAAGACAGTTGAACTGCCTCCTTGCGGACAAG tATTGTTTCGACTCAATGCCGGAGGTGCTAGGACAGACATCTATAATGGGTGGGTTTCTGGTAATGGAACAACATCTAATACTTCTTGTATTAACACAGCCTGTCCCCAAAACTACCGATACGCTTATGTGGACCATTGGATGTCCCTCCTTCCAGAAACG ATCAGCATAACACTGCTGAAAAATGGCACGGTTGTACAGTTCATCACTTTTAACGCTACTGGATCTAACCTCACAAACTGGTTTACCGAAGCGCGCGTTATCGCCACCAGCTGGTCAACTCTAGGTGTTGACTCTTCTTTCTATTTAGGGCCCGG TGATTCCCCTTTCAAGGTAGATTTAGCTGATGTGTGCTTGAACCCTCGAACAACTTATCTTAGAGTATTCGAAGTTGAACACCCTGCGTGCTCATTTCAACTTCCTGCTGACAAACCTGTAATTGTGTATCACCCTCTGAGTTGCAAGGCACCAGTTGACAATACACCgg AAACAATGGCATTTGCGGACACGATGGTCATTACCTTCACACATTAA
- the LOC128206070 gene encoding uncharacterized protein LOC128206070 isoform X4 gives MHILLALVTLVAVFGSLHVNGKESDSEDSSDEEDSSGSSDKDTKRKCFADPNIRNKCQKRRPRELFFFNSTSSQCEESSQCLHGPNSFKTEAKCESQCMRLVGNGNVSEECTDYSTCSVTCGQCTLTRNCTPGPDNSSSCSGIETKTVELPPCGQVLFRLNAGGARTDIYNGWVSGNGTTSNTSCINTACPQNYRYAYVDHWMSLLPETISITLLKNGTVVQFITFNATGSNLTNWFTEARVIATSWSTLGVDSSFYLGPGDSPFKVDLADVCLNPRTTYLRVFEVEHPACSFQLPADKPVIVYHPLSCKAPVDNTPETMAFADTMVITFTH, from the exons ATGCATATTTTACTGGCACTTGTGACCCTCGTCGCAGTTTTCGGATCACTGCACGTAAACGGGAAGGAAAGTGATAGCGAGGATAGTAGTGATGAAGAGgatagtagtggtagtagcgATAAAG ATACCAAGAGGAAATGCTTCGCCGATCCAAATATACGCAACAAATGCCAGAAAAGGAGACCGAGAGAACTGTTCTTCTTTAATTCAACTTCGTCTCAGTGTGAAGAGTCCTCGCAATGTTTGCATGGACCGAACTCGTTCAAAACCGAAGCCAAATGTGAATCACAATGCATGCGACTAG TCGGAAACGGGAATGTCTCAGAAGAATGCACCGACTATTCGACCTGCTCGGTGACTTGCGGACAGTGTACCCTAACCCGTAATTGTACGCCCGGACCAGATAACTCGAGCTCATGTAGCGGGATTGAAACAAAGACAGTTGAACTGCCTCCTTGCGGACAAG tATTGTTTCGACTCAATGCCGGAGGTGCTAGGACAGACATCTATAATGGGTGGGTTTCTGGTAATGGAACAACATCTAATACTTCTTGTATTAACACAGCCTGTCCCCAAAACTACCGATACGCTTATGTGGACCATTGGATGTCCCTCCTTCCAGAAACG ATCAGCATAACACTGCTGAAAAATGGCACGGTTGTACAGTTCATCACTTTTAACGCTACTGGATCTAACCTCACAAACTGGTTTACCGAAGCGCGCGTTATCGCCACCAGCTGGTCAACTCTAGGTGTTGACTCTTCTTTCTATTTAGGGCCCGG TGATTCCCCTTTCAAGGTAGATTTAGCTGATGTGTGCTTGAACCCTCGAACAACTTATCTTAGAGTATTCGAAGTTGAACACCCTGCGTGCTCATTTCAACTTCCTGCTGACAAACCTGTAATTGTGTATCACCCTCTGAGTTGCAAGGCACCAGTTGACAATACACCgg AAACAATGGCATTTGCGGACACGATGGTCATTACCTTCACACATTAA
- the LOC128206070 gene encoding uncharacterized protein LOC128206070 isoform X2, with product MMLDKSTMHILLALVTLVAVFGSLHVNGKESDSEDSSDEEDSSGSSDKDTKRKCFADPNIRNKCQKRRPRELFFFNSTSSQCEESSQCLHGPNSFKTEAKCESQCMRLVGNGNVSEECTDYSTCSVTCGQCTLTRNCTPGPDNSSSCSGIETKTVELPPCGQVLFRLNAGGARTDIYNGWVSGNGTTSNTSCINTACPQNYRYAYVDHWMSLLPETISITLLKNGTVVQFITFNATGSNLTNWFTEARVIATSWSTLGVDSSFYLGPGDSPFKVDLADVCLNPRTTYLRVFEVEHPACSFQLPADKPVIVYHPLSCKAPVDNTPETMAFADTMVITFTH from the exons ATGATGCTTGATAAAAG CACCATGCATATTTTACTGGCACTTGTGACCCTCGTCGCAGTTTTCGGATCACTGCACGTAAACGGGAAGGAAAGTGATAGCGAGGATAGTAGTGATGAAGAGgatagtagtggtagtagcgATAAAG ATACCAAGAGGAAATGCTTCGCCGATCCAAATATACGCAACAAATGCCAGAAAAGGAGACCGAGAGAACTGTTCTTCTTTAATTCAACTTCGTCTCAGTGTGAAGAGTCCTCGCAATGTTTGCATGGACCGAACTCGTTCAAAACCGAAGCCAAATGTGAATCACAATGCATGCGACTAG TCGGAAACGGGAATGTCTCAGAAGAATGCACCGACTATTCGACCTGCTCGGTGACTTGCGGACAGTGTACCCTAACCCGTAATTGTACGCCCGGACCAGATAACTCGAGCTCATGTAGCGGGATTGAAACAAAGACAGTTGAACTGCCTCCTTGCGGACAAG tATTGTTTCGACTCAATGCCGGAGGTGCTAGGACAGACATCTATAATGGGTGGGTTTCTGGTAATGGAACAACATCTAATACTTCTTGTATTAACACAGCCTGTCCCCAAAACTACCGATACGCTTATGTGGACCATTGGATGTCCCTCCTTCCAGAAACG ATCAGCATAACACTGCTGAAAAATGGCACGGTTGTACAGTTCATCACTTTTAACGCTACTGGATCTAACCTCACAAACTGGTTTACCGAAGCGCGCGTTATCGCCACCAGCTGGTCAACTCTAGGTGTTGACTCTTCTTTCTATTTAGGGCCCGG TGATTCCCCTTTCAAGGTAGATTTAGCTGATGTGTGCTTGAACCCTCGAACAACTTATCTTAGAGTATTCGAAGTTGAACACCCTGCGTGCTCATTTCAACTTCCTGCTGACAAACCTGTAATTGTGTATCACCCTCTGAGTTGCAAGGCACCAGTTGACAATACACCgg AAACAATGGCATTTGCGGACACGATGGTCATTACCTTCACACATTAA